The stretch of DNA TGTGTCTTTATGAATAGCCACGAGCAAAACACTCATCGTCTGATTCTTTTTTATATTACTGTCACTCGTGTCATCCGCTTCTTCATTATTATCAGGAAGAAGCTTCCAATCAAAGACCGTCTCAGATATAGGCACTGGAATATATCTTCTAGCTTCAAGTTTAACCACTTCTTCTATCTTACTGTCTGAAACAACCGGCAAAGTTATAGTCGTAACAAAACTCGCCTTAAGAGGAATTGCCACCGCCGCTCTTTTTGTCTTGACATTAGATTCTTTAAGCAAATCCCCTACTGCCTCAATCATTTTTTCTTCAGACAATACTACCGACTGCCCCACCTTCTTATCAGCGTAAGGACCTACAGATAATTCGCCGTAAGTTTGAAGTATCGCTCGTTCTTTATCTTTCTTTATTTGGACAACTTTAAAAGAGGCTGACCCAAGGTCAAGACCTAACACGCCTTGGTCTTTACCGACAAACTGTCCTAAAATTGACGATAAACTGTTACTTAAAGAAAATGCCATCAGGTTTTATAAATTTAATTTATATTATACCATATAAAGATATCTATGAAGCGACTTATCCCCAGTTATATACGAAAAATAAATAACAAATTGCCAATACGCCAAACATTAAAAATATTATTGGACTTGCTTTTCCCTCAAAATTGCCTCGGGTGCGGAAAGAATGACGCGATTATATGTAAAAATTGCCGAGAATCAATACCCGAAGCCGAAGACAGCGCCAACAGTGAGAATAATCCTTCTTCCATACCAACCATAGCGGCAGCTTGTTATAAAAATGAAATATTAAAGAAAGCGATCTGGCTCTTAAAATACAAAAAAATAAAAACGGTTGCAGAGCCCCTTTCCGAACTAATTAGCGATAGATGTGTTGAAGACTTATCAGAAATAAATACTTTCTACTCTATAAGAAATTGCCTGATTATCCCCATACCAATATCAAAAAGAAGATTAAGAGAAAGGGGGTTCAACCAAGCAGGACTTATTGCGTTTAATCTTACGAAAAAGATGACAATAAATATGCCAACAATAAATTTCTTATTTGAACAAAATATCCTTAAAAAGACAAGGGAAACTTCTTCTCAAGTCTTGATGAAAGACAGGACCAAGCGACTCAAAAATTTAAAAGGCTCTTTTAGAGTTGAGTCGCCTGAAAAAGTAAAAGATAAAAATATAATCTTAGTAGACGACGTCTCAACAACCGGCGCCACTCTCCACGAGGCAACTTCTGTCCTCAAAAAAGCCGGCGCCAGGATAATAATCCCGATTGTCGTAGCAAAATAAAAATCTGGAAAAATATCAATAAATGTGATACTCTTTTTTAAATAAGGCTAAGTCAATCCC from Patescibacteria group bacterium encodes:
- a CDS encoding ComF family protein, producing MKRLIPSYIRKINNKLPIRQTLKILLDLLFPQNCLGCGKNDAIICKNCRESIPEAEDSANSENNPSSIPTIAAACYKNEILKKAIWLLKYKKIKTVAEPLSELISDRCVEDLSEINTFYSIRNCLIIPIPISKRRLRERGFNQAGLIAFNLTKKMTINMPTINFLFEQNILKKTRETSSQVLMKDRTKRLKNLKGSFRVESPEKVKDKNIILVDDVSTTGATLHEATSVLKKAGARIIIPIVVAK